GGCGATAATCTGAGGATGTTCGAGCCGGATAAGCTCGGTAATCGCTCTGGGCTCCATCCATTTAAGTTGCTCAATGCCGCGGCTATTACGGCTGAGGAAAATACGGTCGATGACGGAACTGGCTTTGTCTTCGCCCAATGCGGCTGTCAGCACATTGCGCAGATAATCATCGGAATTGAGGCCAATGGCGGTTTGATTGCTGATATGTTGCAGGAACGTCTCAATCACCTCTTCAACCGTCTCGGTCTGAATGTTCTTGACATCGGCCATGGCCATTCCCAACAGCTGGACTTCCTTGGGCTCCAAATATTGAAGGATTTTTGCCGCCGGTTCCTGACCCACCGCCAGCAACAACAGTCCAGCCCGATCAATTCCTGTCAGCTCCTCATCCATTAGCGGGCTCCTCGGCTATCCAGTTTTTGATGACTTGCACCACCCGATCAGGTTCTTCTTCAATCATCTGGCGTACGAAGGCCAGACGTTTTTCGTAACTTTGGGGGCCTTCCAACATCAGCAATTCTTCACTTTGTTGTTCCAAAGACAAGGGTTCGCCGTCTTCTCCTACCGCTGCTTCACCTTCAATCTCCTCACCTTCTTCGCTGTCTTGTTCTTCTTCGGCTTCCAATTCTGGCGGTTTTGGCGGCATTAGCGAACGCACCAGGGGCCGCAAAATGAAGAAGATCAGCAGCAACACCACCAACAGGGCCGCAACCTGCTTGCCTATACGCCATACCCACGCTTGTTGCCATATAGGAAGCGGTGGAATCGAAATCTCCTGCACGCCCCGGAAAGCCATATTGGTCACTGTGACCTGATCCCCGCGGGTGGCATCGTAACCCACGGCTTGCTTTACCAGCGCGGTCAGGTCATTCAGTTCTTCCGGGGTATAGGGCCGGGAAACCACGGAACCGTCTTCTTGCACCACCTCGATATTGTCCACCGCAACGGCAACGGTGAGCCGCCGGATATCACCGACGGACTGGCGGATATGGCTGAGGGTTCGATCCAGCTCATAATTGCGGACAAGTTTTTTCTGGGTTTGGGTAGGCGATCCGTTTTCTTCATTGCCGCCACCGGTAGCGGTTTCCGGTGCCTTGCCCGCCGCTGGCGGCTGATTGGTCAACGCTCCGGGCACCCCTTGGGCGCGTTCCAGGCTTTCTTTTCGTTCTTCTTGTTGTTCGCTGCGAAGTGCTGGCAGATCCGGATTGTAGAGCTCTTCGGTACGTTCGACCGCGGTAAAGTCAATGTCCGCGGAAACCTGGGCCCGCAGCGAGTCTGGCCCAGTCACTGGCCCCAGTAATGACTCAATCCGCTGGACCAGACTGTCCTCTACCCGTTTTTTGTATTCAAATTGTTTCTCCGTCAGGGACTGATCCTCGCTTTCCTTGTCAGGCGAATTGAGCAGGTGCCCCAACTGATCCACCACGGTCACCCGCTCGGGTTCCAATCTGGGGACACTGGACGCCACTAAATGAACGATGGCCTTGACTTGACCCGGAGTGAGCTCGTATCCCGGCATCAACTGTACTAATACCGAAGCGCTGGGGGGCTTGCGTTGCCTGACAAAAACCGATTGCTTGGGTTGCGCCAGATGTACCCGGGCGGCCTTCACCCCTTCCAGCGTCATCACCGAGCGGGCGATTTCTCCCTCCAGCGCCCGTTGAAAGCGGGCTTTTTCCATGGTACGGCTGGTACCAAAACCGGCATCTTTATCCAGAATTTCATAGCCATTTTCCTCCTTTTTAGGCAACCCCTGGGCAGCCAGACGCAAGCGCAGTTCGTGAACTTCTTCCGCAGGCACCAATATCGAACCACGGCGCGTATCTACTTTGTAGTCCGCTTTGAGCTTGTCCAAAGCATCAAGCACTTGCCCAGCCTGGTTTTCGCTCAAATCAAGAAATAGGGGCTTATATTCCGGCGCATTAGCCCACAACATGACGGCAATTCCTAAAGCCAAGGCAAAAGCCAAAGCCCCCAGCACGCCAAACCGCTTTCCCCAGGACATTTCCTGCCAGACGGTTAGCACCTGAATTTCAGCAGGCCGATCTTCTGCCTGGGATTCCGCTGCTGCCAAGGTCTGATTTTCGGCGGGCACCAATTGGGTATTTTGGTCTGCTTCTGGATTATTTTGTGTTTCCGCAAGTTCCATGAATTAAAGTCGCCTTGAGAATTGGCTTGTTAGTTGTGAAGGATTATTCAAGTTAACCTCTGTATCTGTCAGAACCACATCATCTAAACCCGTGAAGGATTGATTGAAGGGGCGGAAATAAATGACGTAGCCCTGCTACATTTGCATATTCATAATGTCTTTATAGGCCTCCACCAGCTTATTGCGCACCTGCACCATCGCCTGGAAAGAAACACTGGCTTTCTGCAACGACACCATGACTTCCGCCAAACTGGCCTCCGATTCGCCGGCTTCAAATGCCTTGGCCAGATTACCCGCCTGCTTTTGGGTTTCGTTCACTGTCTCGATGGAATTTTTGAGCAAATCAGCAAAATCCGTCGTGGGCGCCTCTCCCTCTGGTTTTTGCTTGATTTGCCCCTGGAGTACCCGCATTTGGGCGAGTACTTCATTTACATCCATTTGGCTCATTGCTATTCCCCGTCAAAAAATCGTTACCGCCTAAATTTTATGCATTTTCCATACCAGTTCCTCTTAAAAAACCCCAAAACCGAATCCCGCCCTAACCAGGCACGGCAATCCCGGCTTCGCGCATCTTGGCAATTTTGTAACGGAGCGTCCGGGGGCTTATGCCTAAACGCTTGGCCGTTGATTGCCGGCTGCCATTTTCCTCCTTCAGGGTTGTCAAGATAATTCTCTCCTCCACGCTACGCACCCCTTCTTCCAGTCTGGCTGGCATTTTTGACGGTTTTTCGTCTATTTCCGGCAAACAATCCACCTGGGTCTCCTCTTCATCAAACAACAGATCGCTCGGGGTAATCCTTCCTTCACGGCACAAAATCAACGCCCGCTGAATCACGTTTTCCAATTCCCGCACATTGCCAGGCCAATGATAGGCAAGCAGTTTTTTCAAGGCGGCATCAGTCAATTGCGGCAAATTTTTGCCTCTACCATGCCGCTCCAACAGTACTTTTGCCAGGACCGGGATATCTTCCCGGCGTTTTCGAAGGGGCGGCAGATTCAAGGGAAACACATTGATCCGGTAATACAAGTCTTCGCGAAAATTGCCGGCGGCGACTTCTTCTTTCAAATTACGATTGGAAGTCGCCAAAATCCGCACATCCAAGGCATAGGTTTTGCGCCCACCCAATCGCTCCACTTCCCGTTCCTGGATGACGCGCAATAATTTCGCCTGAAGGGCGGGATTCATTTCCGAAATTTCATCCAGCAGCAACGTGCCGCCCTGGGCCATTTCAAATTTACCTGGCGTGGTTTGGCTGGCGCCGGTAAACGCGCCTTTCTCGTAGCCAAATAACTCCGCTTCCAGCATTTGGTCAGGGATGGCCGCGCAATTGATGGCCACAAACGGCCCCTGGCGGCGCGGTGACAATTGATGCAGATGGCGGGCGATGACCTCCTTGCCGGTTCCCGACTCGCCTAAAATCAACACTGTGGCATCGGTTTCCGCAACCCTCGCCGCCAGTTGATACACCTGGCGCATGGCGGGAGATTCAACCACATCAGGCCGCACCTGGGTGGATAGCGCCAGATAACGCTTTACCTGGTCTACCAGCAAATCAGCGGCAAACGGCTTGGCCAGATAATCGCAAGCACCCGCTTGAATCGCCTTGACCGCTTGCTCAATGGTGCCATAGGCGGTCATCAACAAAACGGGAAGATGGGGATAGTCCGCCTTTATCTTTTTCAACAAAGCCACGCCATCCATGGGGGACATTTTGATATCGCTGATGACCAGCTTTACGGTATGACTTTCCAGCCTGGCTAAAGCCTGGGTTCCGTCTGAAGCATGGATCAGCTGGTAACCCGCCAGGGACAGTGTGTCTTCCAGGGCTTCCCGCAACGCTGGATCGTCTTCGACAATCAGAATGTCATAAGCTGCCATTCACTCTATCTCCCTATATAAAAATAATTTCAAGACATCACCTCTGGTTCACCCCGCGATGCCGTCTCACGGCAATAACTGCCAGCGAAAGGGGTTTCCTCTAACGCAAGCGGCAAATGCACGTGAAAAGCAGTGCCTTGACCAGGCACCGATTCACACTGGATAAAACCGCCGTGGGCTTTGACGATGCTACTCACCACCGCCAACCCCAGTCCCGTGCCATTGGGGCGGGTAGTAAAAAAAGGCTCAAAAATTCTGTCTTTGGTCGCTTCATCCATCCCCGGCCCGTTATCCACCACACTGATGCAGATAGAATCGTCTGCCACCCGGCATCGCATCTCAATGTGGCCTTGCCCGGCAGTCGCCTGGACGGCATTGGTCAACAAGTTCAAAAAAACCCCCACCAGCGCCTCGGTATTCCCCTGAAATGTTATGGGTTGACCGGGATCGTTAAACTCAATCACCGTATTCGAGGCGGTAAATAGCGGTTGTGACACGTTTTTTATTTGTTGAATCAGCTCTTCAAGGCTCACCTGACTAGTCACGAACCGGCCTTCCCTGGCAAACACCAGCATGTCATTCACCTGACGTTCCAAATGATGAAGACGTTCGAGAATACGGGCGGTGAAGAGGCGCCGGCGCGTAGCGTCCAACTGCGCATTATCCAATTGAGAAGCGTAAAGAATTGCCGCCGACAAGGGGGTGCGGACCTGATGGGCCATGCTGGCCACCATTTCCCCCATGGCGGAAAGACGCTGGTGCTGATCGACCAAATTCTGTAACTTCCGCATTTCACTGACATCGGCCAATAGCAGAATCTGCCCTGGCTCATCCCCCAGGGAACGGGCAGAAAGACTGACGATCTTGCCGTTCTTGAGACGGCGCTGGTGGGGATTTTCCATGCCGGAAACAAAATTTCTGCTGGCAACTTCCGCCCACAGCTCCCCTATTAGCGGCTCTCCGAGCAGTTCAATCGCGGCGGGGTTACATTCTATGACCCGGCCACTGCCGCCCAGGACTATGACCCCACCAGGCAAGGCTTCAAGAAGCTGTTGCAGTTGATTAGCCAGCTTCTCTTTTTCCATCAGGGTTTGCAGCCGTGCGCTGCGGGCGGCGGCCAATTCCTCACTGAGGCGGGCCACTTGGTTTTCCAAGGCACGGTAAGAATAGGTCAGGGTTTGGGAGAGCTGATTAAATACCTCAAAGGCCTGTTTGAGGTTTTCGGGATTGTCTAGAGTCCTGGAATCGATCACCACCTGAATACCTTTCCATTGATTTTAAATGGAAAGTAGCAAAGGTGATGCCAAAAATTTACATCTGGTTTTTCAGTAACTTAGAGAAGACGCGTCAAGAATTTGCCACATCATCGCCACGCAATCCGTATTTGCGCAATTTTTCCACCAGCGTAGTCCGGCGCATTTTCAAACGTTTGGCGGCGTGAGCCGCCACCCCGTTACATTCGTCCAGGGCCCTTTGAATTAAATCCTTTTCCAAAGTGCTTAAGTGTTCCTTGAGGTCGAACTCCTCATTGGGCAATCCACGTTCTGGCGCTTGAGACATTGCAACAACGGGGTTTTTACTCACCGGAGCGACTTGCCGGTCAATCCCCGCACGGTGGAGGATCTTCTCCGGCAAATTCTGAACATCCACTACCCCATAGGGATACAACACCGCCAGGCGCTCAATCAGGTTAGCCAGCTCCCGGACATTGCCGGGCCAGTCGTAACGTTTCAATATTTCCAGCGCCGCCGCCGTCAGACGCACCGAACCGCGCTTTTCATTTTCAATCCGGGCAATCAGATCCGCGACCAAAGCCGGGATATCTTCGCTTCTTTCCCGCAAGGCAGGCATTTCAATGGGAAAAACGTTCAAGCGGTAATATAAATCTTCGCGAAAGCGGTTGGCCTTTATCTCTTCTTCCAGATCACGATGGGTGGCGGCGATCACCCGCACATCGCAATGAATGGTTTTGTTACTGCCCACCCGCTCAAAGCTGCGCTCTTGCAGAACGCGCAACAGTTTGACTTGCATGGCCATGGGCATGT
This is a stretch of genomic DNA from Methylothermaceae bacteria B42. It encodes these proteins:
- a CDS encoding flagellar hook-basal body protein FliE, which gives rise to MSQMDVNEVLAQMRVLQGQIKQKPEGEAPTTDFADLLKNSIETVNETQKQAGNLAKAFEAGESEASLAEVMVSLQKASVSFQAMVQVRNKLVEAYKDIMNMQM
- a CDS encoding Fis family transcriptional regulator, which produces MAAYDILIVEDDPALREALEDTLSLAGYQLIHASDGTQALARLESHTVKLVISDIKMSPMDGVALLKKIKADYPHLPVLLMTAYGTIEQAVKAIQAGACDYLAKPFAADLLVDQVKRYLALSTQVRPDVVESPAMRQVYQLAARVAETDATVLILGESGTGKEVIARHLHQLSPRRQGPFVAINCAAIPDQMLEAELFGYEKGAFTGASQTTPGKFEMAQGGTLLLDEISEMNPALQAKLLRVIQEREVERLGGRKTYALDVRILATSNRNLKEEVAAGNFREDLYYRINVFPLNLPPLRKRREDIPVLAKVLLERHGRGKNLPQLTDAALKKLLAYHWPGNVRELENVIQRALILCREGRITPSDLLFDEEETQVDCLPEIDEKPSKMPARLEEGVRSVEERIILTTLKEENGSRQSTAKRLGISPRTLRYKIAKMREAGIAVPG